In Juglans microcarpa x Juglans regia isolate MS1-56 chromosome 4S, Jm3101_v1.0, whole genome shotgun sequence, a single window of DNA contains:
- the LOC121261898 gene encoding ATP-citrate synthase alpha chain protein 3, with protein MARKKIREYDSKRLLKEHLKRLANIDLQIHSAQVTEATDFAELTNAEPWLSSTRLVVKPDMLFGKRGKSGLVALNLDLAQVAEFVKARLGVQVEMGGCKAPITTFIVEPFVPHDQEYYLSIVSERLGCTISFSECGGIEIEENWDKVKTIYLPSEKTLTLEACAPLIATLPLEVRGKITNFVMGVFNVFQDLDFSFLEMNPFTLVNGEPYPLDMRGELDDTAAFKNFKKWGNIEFPLPFGRVMNPTESFVHSLDEKTSASLKFTVLNPKGRIWTMVAGGGASVIYADTVGDLGYAQELGNYAEYSGAPNEEEVLQYARVVIDCATADPDGRKRALLIGGGIANFTDVAATFNGIIRALKEKESKLKAARMNIYVRRGGPNYQTGLAKMRTLGEELGIPIEVFGPEATMTGICKQAIDCIMAAA; from the exons ATGGCGAGGAAGAAGATCAGAGAGTACGACTCTAAGCGTCTCCTAAAGGAGCATCTCAAACGCCTTGCCAACATTGACCTTCAGATCCATTCCGCCCAG GTGACGGAGGCAACGGACTTTGCTGAGTTAACAAACGCGGAGCCATGGCTTTCGTCCACCAGATTGGTTGTGAAGCCGGACATGTTGTTTGGGAAGCGTGGAAAGAGTGGCTTGGTGGCACTGAACTTGGATTTAGCTCAAGTTGCTGAGTTTGTGAAAGCTCGCCTTGGTGTTCAG gttgaaatggGTGGTTGCAAGGCACCAATAACTACGTTCATTGTTGAGCCATTTGTTCCCCATGACCAAGAGTATTACCTTTCGATAGTCTCTGAACGGCTTGGATGCACCATTAGCTTTTCAGAATGTGGGGGAATTGAAATTGAAGAGAACTGGGATAAA GTTAAGACCATATACCTTCCAAGTGAGAAGACTTTGACATTGGAGGCCTGTGCTCCATTGATTGCTACACTACCCTTGGAG GTTCGAGGAAAAATTACCAACTTTGTAATGGGTGTGTTTAATGTATTCCAAG ATCTTGACTTCAGTTTCCTCGAGATGAATCCATTCACATTGGTGAATGGGGAGCCATATCCCTTGGATATGAGGGGTGAATTGGATGACACTGCTGCATTTAAGAACTTCAAGAA GTGGGGTAACATTGAGTTTCCTCTGCCTTTTGGGAGAGTCATGAATCCTACAGAAAGCTTCGTTCATTCACTGGATGAAAAG ACAAGTGCATCTTTGAAATTCACAGTGTTGAATCCAAAAGGACGCATCTGGACAATGGTAGCTGGAGGTGGTGCAAGTGTTATATATGCCGACACT GTTGGAGATTTGGGATATGCACAGGAACTTGGTAACTATGCAGAATATAGTGGAGCCCCAAATGAGGAAGAGGTGTTGCAATATGCCAGAGTTGTTATTGac TGTGCTACTGCAGATCCCGATGGTCGTAAGAGAGCCCTTCTTATTGGAGGGGGTATTGCTAACTTCACTGATGTTGCTGCTACTTTCAATGGCATAATTCGAGCTCTTAAAGAAAAG GAATCCAAATTAAAAGCAGCAAGAATGAACATCTATGTTCGAAGAGGTGGTCCAAACTATCAAACTGGTTTGGCAAAGATGCGCACCTTGGGAGAGGAACTTGGCATACCCATTGAG GTTTTCGGGCCAGAGGCAACTATGACCGGAATCTGCAAACAGGCAATTGATTGCATAATGGCTGCGGCATAG